A single genomic interval of Lathyrus oleraceus cultivar Zhongwan6 chromosome 7, CAAS_Psat_ZW6_1.0, whole genome shotgun sequence harbors:
- the LOC127100709 gene encoding uncharacterized protein LOC127100709: MEGGNRPEAERWLYTANKLLSARDLHGARSFAIRARESDPTFDASELLLAVIDTLLAGESRINDHHRDWYGILQILRYTTNIDHIANQYRRLALLLDPNRNPFAFSGHAFSLVHDAWSVLSNSAKKAMYDSDLRLLTTPPVPPQPQPQPQPPPQPVPQYQQSPTHNTTPKKIPRPRDGVSAGAGATEPIRQTPNRDPCEPAESTRQTRTASAAETEGNISFWTLCPYCYVYYEYPKGYEECTLRCQSCKRGFHAVVIRSPPLNEIDASFCTWGFFPLGFSGDSKDVSGTSSNWNPVCPLFPSSLKGGSTNRKKNWVYYDEAATAAFIDISDPSDDDSDDGDWRGGTGKKRGLKSSSVTRKKIRKNSGNASGRETVERPRRSATGAAAGNVSEKNVGDVGAVDASGVKAEASKKAVSGSSNKKGAVNLGKLDLNVECSNDAEEPSRGVRDREGNATGNAEDNIEGIGFFEGLDEFLSSLPILNAVADDKVKGH, encoded by the coding sequence ATGGAGGGTGGAAACAGACCTGAAGCTGAGCGATGGCTTTACACAGCCAACAAGCTTCTGAGCGCACGTGATCTGCACGGTGCACGTTCCTTTGCGATTCGTGCCCGAGAGTCCGACCCGACTTTCGATGCCTCCGAGCTTCTCCTGGCTGTGATTGACACTCTGCTAGCTGGAGAATCGCGGATCAACGATCACCACCGTGATTGGTATGGGATCCTTCAAATCCTCCGCTACACCACCAATATAGACCACATCGCTAACCAGTATCGCCGCCTCGCTCTCCTCCTTGACCCGAACCGGAACCCGTTTGCTTTCTCCGGTCATGCTTTCTCTCTCGTTCATGATGCTTGGTCTGTTCTATCCAATTCTGCTAAGAAGGCTATGTACGATAGCGACCTGCGGTTGCTCACTACACCACCTGTTCCACCGCAGCCGCAGCCGCAGCCTCAACCTCCTCCGCAACCGGTGCCGCAGTATCAGCAGTCTCCAACTCATAACACTACGCCGAAGAAAATTCCTAGACCGAGGGACGGTGTGAGTGCGGGTGCGGGTGCGACTGAGCCGATTCGGCAGACACCGAATCGGGACCCTTGCGAGCCAGCTGAGTCGACTCGGCAGACGCGGACGGCGAGTGCTGCTGAAACTGAAGGTAACATTAGCTTCTGGACTTTGTGTCCTTACTGTTACGTTTATTATGAGTATCCGAAGGGGTATGAAGAGTGTACCCTGCGGTGCCAGAGTTGTAAGAGAGGGTTTCATGCGGTGGTGATACGTTCGCCGCCGTTGAACGAGATAGATGCTTCGTTTTGCACTTGGGGATTTTTTCCGTTAGGGTTTTCTGGTGATTCTAAGGACGTGAGTGGAACTTCTTCCAATTGGAACCCGGTTTGTCCTCTGTTTCCTTCCTCCTTGAAAGGAGGATCGACGAATAGGAAAAAAAATTGGGTTTACTATGATGAAGCGGCAACTGCGGCCTTCATCGATATTTCTGATCCAAGTGATGATGATTCTGATGATGGGGATTGGAGGGGTGGTACTggtaagaaaagagggttgaaGAGTTCAAGTGTTACCAGGAAAAAGATTAGGAAAAATTCTGGTAATGCTAGTGGTAGAGAAACTGTGGAGAGACCTAGGAGGAGTGCTACTGGTGCTGCAGCAGGGAATGTGAGCGAGAAGAATGTTGGTGATGTTGGTGCTGTTGATGCTTCTGGTGTAAAGGCTGAAGCTAGTAAGAAAGCTGTGTCAGGTAGTTCCAATAAGAAGGGTGCTGTAAACTTGGGGAAGTTGGATTTGAATGTTGAGTGCAGTAACGACGCAGAGGAGCCTTCCCGTGGAGTCCGTGACCGTGAAGGGAATGCAACTGGCAATGCAGAGGATAATATTGAAGGGATTGGTTTTTTTGAAGGTCTCGATGAGTTTCTCAGTAGCTTACCCATTCTTAATGCAGTGGCAGATGATAAGGTTAAGGGTCATTAG